In Gorilla gorilla gorilla isolate KB3781 chromosome 12, NHGRI_mGorGor1-v2.1_pri, whole genome shotgun sequence, the following are encoded in one genomic region:
- the LOC134756831 gene encoding LOW QUALITY PROTEIN: scaffold attachment factor B2-like (The sequence of the model RefSeq protein was modified relative to this genomic sequence to represent the inferred CDS: deleted 1 base in 1 codon), with protein MEALGEPFLLQSLVNSNSITMSLNRTVIKKEEKIEKKEEKQAEDIKKEEKDQDELKPGPTNWSRVTKSGSRGMERTVVMDKSKGEPVISVKTTSRSKERSSKSQDRKSESKEKRDILSFDKIKEQRERQRQRQREREIGETERRREREQREREQRLEAFHERKEKARLQRERLQLECQRQRLERERLERERKEQERMRVERERRKEQERIHRESEELRRQQEQPRYEQERRPGRRPYDLDRRDDAYWPEGKRVAMEDRYRADFPRPDHRFHDFDHRDRGQYQDHAIDRREGSRPMMGDHRDGQHYGDDRHGHGGPPERHGRDSRDGWGGYGSDKRLSEGRGLPPPPRVSGGGRDWGEHNQRLEEHQARAWEGAMDAGAASQEHARWQGGERGLSGPSGPGHMASRGGVAGRGGFAQGGHSQGHVVPGGGLEGGRVASQDRGSRVPHPHPHPPPYPHFTRRY; from the exons ATGGAG GCTCTGGGTGAGCCGTTCCTGTTACAGAGTCTTGTGAACTCAAATTCGATAACCATGTCTTTAAATAGAACTGTAattaagaaggaagagaagattgagaagaaggaggaaaaacagGCTGAAGAcattaagaaggaagaaaaagaccaGGATGAGCTGAAACCCGGACCTACAAATTGGTCTAGAGTCACCAAATCAG gaagcagaggAATGGAGCGGACGGTCGTGATGGATAAATCGAAAGGAGAGCCCGTCATTAGCGTGAAAACCACGAGCAGGTCCAAAGAGAGA AGCTCCAAGAGTCAGGATCGCAAgtcagaaagcaaagaaaagagagacatcTTGTCGTTTGATAAAATCAAAGAACAAAGGGAGAGACAGCGCCAGAGGCAGCGGGAACGGGAGATCGGAGAAACGGAGAGGCGGCG GGAGCGCGAGCAGCGGGAGCGGGAGCAACGCCTCGAGGCCTTCCATGAGCGGAAGGAGAAGGCCCGGTTACAGCGGGAACGCCTGCAGCTCGAGTGCCAGCGCCAGCGGCTGGAGCGGGAGCGGCTGGAGCGGGAGCG GAAGGAGCAGGAGCGCATGCGCGTGGAGCGCGAGCGCAGGAAGGAGCAGGAGCGCATCCACCGCGAGAGCGAGGAGCTGCGGCGCCAGCAGGAGCAGCCGCGTTACGAGCAGGAGCGGCGGCCCGGGCGGAGGCCCTACGACCTGGACCG aCGAGATGATGCCTATTGGCCGGAAGGAAAGCGTGTGGCGATGGAGGACCGATATCGTGCAGACTTTCCCCGGCCAGACCACCGCTTTCACGACTTCGATCATCGAGACCGGGGCCAGTACCAGGACCACGCCATCGACAG GCGGGAGGGTTCGAGGCCAATGATGGGAGACCACCGGGATGGGCAG CACTATGGAGATGACCGCCATGGCCACGGAGGACCCCCAGAGCGCCACGGCCGGGACTCCCGTGATGGCTGGGGGGGCTACGGCTCCGACAAGAGGCTGAGTGAAGGCCGGGGGCTACCCCCTCCCCCCAGGGTTAGTGG GGGTGGCCGTGACTGGGGAGAGCACAACCAGCGGCTGGAGGAGCACCAGGCACGTGCCTGGGAGGGTGCCATGGATGCAGGCGCAGCTAGCCAGGAGCACGCCAGGTGGCAAG GTGGTGAGAGGGGCCTGTCTGGGCCCTCGGGGCCGGGGCACATGGCAAGCCGCGGTGGAGTGGCGGG GCGAGGCGGCTTTGCACAAGGTGGACATTCCCAGGGCCACGTGGTGCCAGGTGGCGGACTGGAAGGTGGCAGAGTGGCCAGCCAGGACCGGGGCAGCAGAGTCCCTCACCCACACCCTCAT CCCCCCCCGTACCCCCACTTCACCCGCCGCTACTAA